In the Ictalurus punctatus breed USDA103 chromosome 7, Coco_2.0, whole genome shotgun sequence genome, one interval contains:
- the mtm1 gene encoding myotubularin isoform X1 — translation MASAPAPIPSYISSSLKNSSSQNASRESLKMEPLADVALLPGEERVIDKDLIYMCPFNGALKGKVFITNYRLFFKSTDAEVTVMLDVPLGVISRIEKMGGASSRGENSYGLDITCKDMRNLRFALKQEGHSRRDIFGELFKYAFPLSHGLPLFSYLSQEKFEENGWAVYKAMDEYRRQGLPNERWRISFINSNYDLCDTYPTMLVVPFQTTDEDLRRVATFRSRCRIPVLSWIHREKQAVIMRCSQPLVGMSGKRNKDDERYIDIIREANNTPKLTIYDARPNVNAVANKATGGGYEGEDTYQNAELVFLDIHNIHVMRESLKKLKDIVYPNVEESHWLSSLESTHWLEHIKLVLSGAIQVADKVCSGSSVVVHCSDGWDRTAQLTSLAMLMLDSHYRTLRGFQVLIEKEWIGFGHKFASRIGHGDKNHADQDRSPIFLQFIDCVWQMTKQFPTAFEFNEHFLITILDHLYSCRFGTFLYNCESVRENLNVRSKTVSLWSLINSDVSSYVNPFYTHESSRVLYPVASMRHLELWVNYYIRWNPRIRHQQSPVEQRYKELLALRDQYLKKLEELQLSDSSPSSTHLTNSSTPNAASPNQHLTHLQTPF, via the exons ACAAAGACCTCATCTACATGTGCCCGTTCAATGGAGCGCTCAAAGGGAAAGTGTTCATCACCAATTACAGACTGTTCTTCAAGAGCACTGATGCG GAGGTCACGGTTATGCTGGACGTGCCCCTTGGTGTCATCAGCAGAATAGAGAAGATGGGCGGAGCCTCCAGCCGAGGGGAGAACTCTTACGGGCTGGACATCACCTGCAAG gacATGAGGAACTTGAGGTTTGCTCTGAAGCAGGAGGGTCACAGTCGCAGAGACATTTTTGGAGAGCTTTTTAAATATgcattccctctctctcatggCCTG CCACTCTTTTCATATTTGAGTCAGGAGAAGTTTGAGGAGAATGGCTGGGCAGTTTACAAAGCCATGGATGAATACAGACGTCAG gGTCTGCCTAATGAAAGGTGGAGGATTTCTTTCATCAACTCAAATTATGATCTGTGTGACACTTATCCCACCATGCTGGTTGTCCCGTTCCAAACCACAGATGAGGATTTGCGGCGAGTGGCCACGTTCCGCTCCCGCTGTCGTATACCG GTGCTGTCATGGATCCACAGGGAGAAGCAGGCGGTGATAATGCGCTGTAGTCAGCCCCTGGTGGGAATGAGCGGCAAGCGCAATAAAGACGACGAGCGCTACATCGACATCATCCGTGAAGCCAACAACACGCCCAAACTCACCATATATGACGCCAGGCCTAACGTTAATGCTGTGGCCAACAAG GCCACAGGAGGTGGTTATGAGGGTGAAGACACCTATCAGAATGCAGAACTGGTCTTCCTCGATATCCACAACATCCACGTGATGAGAGAGTCGCTAAAGAAGCTGAAGGACATTGTTTACCCCAATGTGGAGGAGTCCCACTGGCTGTCCAGCCTGGAGTCTACTCACTGGCTGGAGCACATAAAG CTGGTGTTGTCAGGAGCAATTCAGGTAGCAGATAAAGTGTGTTCGGGCAGCTCGGTGGTGGTGCACTGCAGTGACGGCTGGGACCGTACGGCTCAGCTCACCTCTCTGGCCATGCTGATGCTGGACTCGCACTACCGCACACTCAGGGGCTTCCAGGTGCTGATCGAGAAGGAGTGGATCGGCTTTGGACACAAGTTCGCCTCG AGAATCGGCCACGGAGACAAAAACCACGCGGATCAGGACAGGTCACCTATATTCTTACAGTTCATAGACTGTGTGTGGCAGATGACCAAACAG TTCCCGACAGCCTTTGAGTTCAACGAGCATTTTCTCATAACAATCCTGGATCACTTGTACAGCTGTCGCTTCGGCACATTCCTCTACAACTGCGAGAGTGTCCGCGAAAACCTC AATGTCCGGTCAAAGACGGTGTCCCTGTGGTCTCTGATAAACAGTGACGTGTCATCCTACGTGAACCCGTTTTACACACACGAGTCCAGCCGTGTGCTTTACCCTGTAGCCAGCATGCGCCACCTAGAGCTCTGGGTGAATTACTATATCCGCTGGAACCCTCGCATACGGCACCAG CAAAGCCCGGTTGAGCAGCGCTACAAGGAGCTCCTGGCACTCCGCGATCAGTACCTGAAGAAACTGGAGGAACTGCAGCTCTCCGACTCCTCCCCTTCCTCCACCCACCTGACTAACAGCTCCACTCCGAACGCTGCCTCTCCCAATCAGCACCTCACGCACCTGCAGACGCCCTTCTGA
- the mtm1 gene encoding myotubularin isoform X2: MKASRESLKMEPLADVALLPGEERVIDKDLIYMCPFNGALKGKVFITNYRLFFKSTDAEVTVMLDVPLGVISRIEKMGGASSRGENSYGLDITCKDMRNLRFALKQEGHSRRDIFGELFKYAFPLSHGLPLFSYLSQEKFEENGWAVYKAMDEYRRQGLPNERWRISFINSNYDLCDTYPTMLVVPFQTTDEDLRRVATFRSRCRIPVLSWIHREKQAVIMRCSQPLVGMSGKRNKDDERYIDIIREANNTPKLTIYDARPNVNAVANKATGGGYEGEDTYQNAELVFLDIHNIHVMRESLKKLKDIVYPNVEESHWLSSLESTHWLEHIKLVLSGAIQVADKVCSGSSVVVHCSDGWDRTAQLTSLAMLMLDSHYRTLRGFQVLIEKEWIGFGHKFASRIGHGDKNHADQDRSPIFLQFIDCVWQMTKQFPTAFEFNEHFLITILDHLYSCRFGTFLYNCESVRENLNVRSKTVSLWSLINSDVSSYVNPFYTHESSRVLYPVASMRHLELWVNYYIRWNPRIRHQQSPVEQRYKELLALRDQYLKKLEELQLSDSSPSSTHLTNSSTPNAASPNQHLTHLQTPF; the protein is encoded by the exons ACAAAGACCTCATCTACATGTGCCCGTTCAATGGAGCGCTCAAAGGGAAAGTGTTCATCACCAATTACAGACTGTTCTTCAAGAGCACTGATGCG GAGGTCACGGTTATGCTGGACGTGCCCCTTGGTGTCATCAGCAGAATAGAGAAGATGGGCGGAGCCTCCAGCCGAGGGGAGAACTCTTACGGGCTGGACATCACCTGCAAG gacATGAGGAACTTGAGGTTTGCTCTGAAGCAGGAGGGTCACAGTCGCAGAGACATTTTTGGAGAGCTTTTTAAATATgcattccctctctctcatggCCTG CCACTCTTTTCATATTTGAGTCAGGAGAAGTTTGAGGAGAATGGCTGGGCAGTTTACAAAGCCATGGATGAATACAGACGTCAG gGTCTGCCTAATGAAAGGTGGAGGATTTCTTTCATCAACTCAAATTATGATCTGTGTGACACTTATCCCACCATGCTGGTTGTCCCGTTCCAAACCACAGATGAGGATTTGCGGCGAGTGGCCACGTTCCGCTCCCGCTGTCGTATACCG GTGCTGTCATGGATCCACAGGGAGAAGCAGGCGGTGATAATGCGCTGTAGTCAGCCCCTGGTGGGAATGAGCGGCAAGCGCAATAAAGACGACGAGCGCTACATCGACATCATCCGTGAAGCCAACAACACGCCCAAACTCACCATATATGACGCCAGGCCTAACGTTAATGCTGTGGCCAACAAG GCCACAGGAGGTGGTTATGAGGGTGAAGACACCTATCAGAATGCAGAACTGGTCTTCCTCGATATCCACAACATCCACGTGATGAGAGAGTCGCTAAAGAAGCTGAAGGACATTGTTTACCCCAATGTGGAGGAGTCCCACTGGCTGTCCAGCCTGGAGTCTACTCACTGGCTGGAGCACATAAAG CTGGTGTTGTCAGGAGCAATTCAGGTAGCAGATAAAGTGTGTTCGGGCAGCTCGGTGGTGGTGCACTGCAGTGACGGCTGGGACCGTACGGCTCAGCTCACCTCTCTGGCCATGCTGATGCTGGACTCGCACTACCGCACACTCAGGGGCTTCCAGGTGCTGATCGAGAAGGAGTGGATCGGCTTTGGACACAAGTTCGCCTCG AGAATCGGCCACGGAGACAAAAACCACGCGGATCAGGACAGGTCACCTATATTCTTACAGTTCATAGACTGTGTGTGGCAGATGACCAAACAG TTCCCGACAGCCTTTGAGTTCAACGAGCATTTTCTCATAACAATCCTGGATCACTTGTACAGCTGTCGCTTCGGCACATTCCTCTACAACTGCGAGAGTGTCCGCGAAAACCTC AATGTCCGGTCAAAGACGGTGTCCCTGTGGTCTCTGATAAACAGTGACGTGTCATCCTACGTGAACCCGTTTTACACACACGAGTCCAGCCGTGTGCTTTACCCTGTAGCCAGCATGCGCCACCTAGAGCTCTGGGTGAATTACTATATCCGCTGGAACCCTCGCATACGGCACCAG CAAAGCCCGGTTGAGCAGCGCTACAAGGAGCTCCTGGCACTCCGCGATCAGTACCTGAAGAAACTGGAGGAACTGCAGCTCTCCGACTCCTCCCCTTCCTCCACCCACCTGACTAACAGCTCCACTCCGAACGCTGCCTCTCCCAATCAGCACCTCACGCACCTGCAGACGCCCTTCTGA
- the mtm1 gene encoding myotubularin isoform X3, whose product MEPLADVALLPGEERVIDKDLIYMCPFNGALKGKVFITNYRLFFKSTDAEVTVMLDVPLGVISRIEKMGGASSRGENSYGLDITCKDMRNLRFALKQEGHSRRDIFGELFKYAFPLSHGLPLFSYLSQEKFEENGWAVYKAMDEYRRQGLPNERWRISFINSNYDLCDTYPTMLVVPFQTTDEDLRRVATFRSRCRIPVLSWIHREKQAVIMRCSQPLVGMSGKRNKDDERYIDIIREANNTPKLTIYDARPNVNAVANKATGGGYEGEDTYQNAELVFLDIHNIHVMRESLKKLKDIVYPNVEESHWLSSLESTHWLEHIKLVLSGAIQVADKVCSGSSVVVHCSDGWDRTAQLTSLAMLMLDSHYRTLRGFQVLIEKEWIGFGHKFASRIGHGDKNHADQDRSPIFLQFIDCVWQMTKQFPTAFEFNEHFLITILDHLYSCRFGTFLYNCESVRENLNVRSKTVSLWSLINSDVSSYVNPFYTHESSRVLYPVASMRHLELWVNYYIRWNPRIRHQQSPVEQRYKELLALRDQYLKKLEELQLSDSSPSSTHLTNSSTPNAASPNQHLTHLQTPF is encoded by the exons ACAAAGACCTCATCTACATGTGCCCGTTCAATGGAGCGCTCAAAGGGAAAGTGTTCATCACCAATTACAGACTGTTCTTCAAGAGCACTGATGCG GAGGTCACGGTTATGCTGGACGTGCCCCTTGGTGTCATCAGCAGAATAGAGAAGATGGGCGGAGCCTCCAGCCGAGGGGAGAACTCTTACGGGCTGGACATCACCTGCAAG gacATGAGGAACTTGAGGTTTGCTCTGAAGCAGGAGGGTCACAGTCGCAGAGACATTTTTGGAGAGCTTTTTAAATATgcattccctctctctcatggCCTG CCACTCTTTTCATATTTGAGTCAGGAGAAGTTTGAGGAGAATGGCTGGGCAGTTTACAAAGCCATGGATGAATACAGACGTCAG gGTCTGCCTAATGAAAGGTGGAGGATTTCTTTCATCAACTCAAATTATGATCTGTGTGACACTTATCCCACCATGCTGGTTGTCCCGTTCCAAACCACAGATGAGGATTTGCGGCGAGTGGCCACGTTCCGCTCCCGCTGTCGTATACCG GTGCTGTCATGGATCCACAGGGAGAAGCAGGCGGTGATAATGCGCTGTAGTCAGCCCCTGGTGGGAATGAGCGGCAAGCGCAATAAAGACGACGAGCGCTACATCGACATCATCCGTGAAGCCAACAACACGCCCAAACTCACCATATATGACGCCAGGCCTAACGTTAATGCTGTGGCCAACAAG GCCACAGGAGGTGGTTATGAGGGTGAAGACACCTATCAGAATGCAGAACTGGTCTTCCTCGATATCCACAACATCCACGTGATGAGAGAGTCGCTAAAGAAGCTGAAGGACATTGTTTACCCCAATGTGGAGGAGTCCCACTGGCTGTCCAGCCTGGAGTCTACTCACTGGCTGGAGCACATAAAG CTGGTGTTGTCAGGAGCAATTCAGGTAGCAGATAAAGTGTGTTCGGGCAGCTCGGTGGTGGTGCACTGCAGTGACGGCTGGGACCGTACGGCTCAGCTCACCTCTCTGGCCATGCTGATGCTGGACTCGCACTACCGCACACTCAGGGGCTTCCAGGTGCTGATCGAGAAGGAGTGGATCGGCTTTGGACACAAGTTCGCCTCG AGAATCGGCCACGGAGACAAAAACCACGCGGATCAGGACAGGTCACCTATATTCTTACAGTTCATAGACTGTGTGTGGCAGATGACCAAACAG TTCCCGACAGCCTTTGAGTTCAACGAGCATTTTCTCATAACAATCCTGGATCACTTGTACAGCTGTCGCTTCGGCACATTCCTCTACAACTGCGAGAGTGTCCGCGAAAACCTC AATGTCCGGTCAAAGACGGTGTCCCTGTGGTCTCTGATAAACAGTGACGTGTCATCCTACGTGAACCCGTTTTACACACACGAGTCCAGCCGTGTGCTTTACCCTGTAGCCAGCATGCGCCACCTAGAGCTCTGGGTGAATTACTATATCCGCTGGAACCCTCGCATACGGCACCAG CAAAGCCCGGTTGAGCAGCGCTACAAGGAGCTCCTGGCACTCCGCGATCAGTACCTGAAGAAACTGGAGGAACTGCAGCTCTCCGACTCCTCCCCTTCCTCCACCCACCTGACTAACAGCTCCACTCCGAACGCTGCCTCTCCCAATCAGCACCTCACGCACCTGCAGACGCCCTTCTGA